One genomic region from Indicator indicator isolate 239-I01 chromosome 7, UM_Iind_1.1, whole genome shotgun sequence encodes:
- the HABP2 gene encoding LOW QUALITY PROTEIN: hyaluronan-binding protein 2 (The sequence of the model RefSeq protein was modified relative to this genomic sequence to represent the inferred CDS: substituted 1 base at 1 genomic stop codon) yields MPSWKGPQGSFGHLSAETRLDGEAILDVLGRTWIFQPFDNPHIWXHSDPMASHFFSLADLLHDEADEYEYYDEYTQAEQDPFPQQHPSEDPDWFEEFFGYSDTGKADPCSSSPCKNNGGCEKRGSSFSCLCPEPYAGTTCEKVKDMCQKERCHGGDCLITLTPPYFQCSCNHPYKGPNCKRASSPCRPNPCKNGGVCLRHRVRSKFTCKCPEAFRGRFCEIGLDDCYEEASSEYRGRVNQAANGKTCLHWNSRALLGFPINAFMEDAESYGIGEHNFCRNPDEDEKPWCYIRKNHEVEWDFCEVSPCSGTAEESQWPTDSLTDPPGPNESFKTCGQPEIQSTFKRIYGGAKTRAGKHPWMVSLQTKTSKRSEHFCGGVLIEACWVLTAGHCIEQPAENLQVALGKQDLKKREHQEQIFDVEKIIVHSKYREKNGIPHNDIALLKLKPVDGHCAVETKYVKTACLPNFYFPMGTDCFISGWGITETGILSRQLLDANVKLIAQRKCNAPKAYDQLLDEGMFCAGTLQRPRADSCQGDSGGPLTCVENGSYYVYGLVSWGDGCGLKSKPGVYTHVTTFLSWIRSKIRSEVAIIQEHEKAPKIISVE; encoded by the exons GCTTCCCATTTCTTCTCACTGGCTGACCTTCTACATG atgaGGCTGATGAATACGAGTACTACGATGAGTACACACAAGCAGAGCAGGAccccttcccccagcagcacccctctGAGGACCCTGACTGGTTTGAGGAATTTTTTGGCTACAGTGATACTGGAAAAG CAGacccctgctcctccagcccctgcaaGAACAACGGTGGGTGTGAAAAGAGAGGAAGCAGCTTCTCCTGTCTCTGCCCTGAGCCGTATGCTGGGACTACATGCGAGAAAG TGAAAGACATGTGTCAGAAGGAGAGGTGCCATGGGGGAGACTGCTTGATTACATTAACCCCACCATATTTTCAGTGCAGCTGCAACCACCCCTACAAGGGACCCAACTGCAAGCGAG CATCTTCCCCGTGCAGGCCGAACCCTTGCAAAAATGGAGGTGTCTGCCTACGGCACAGAGTCAGATCCAAATTCACCTGCAAGTGCCCTGAAGCTTTCAGAGGGAGATTCTGTGAGATTG GACTGGACGACTGTTATGAAGAAGCCTCCTCTGAGTACAGAGGAAGAGTGAACCAAGCAGCAAATGGCAAGACCTGCCTGCACTGGAATTCCCGTGCCCTCCTGGGCTTCCCTATTAATGCCTTCATGGAGGATGCTGAGTCCTATGGCATCGGTGAACACAACTTCTGCAG GAATCCTGATGAGGATGAAAAACCCTGGTGTTACATCAGAAAAAATCATGAAGTGGAATGGGACTTCTGTGAGGTTTCACCCTGCTCAGGAACAG CTGAAGAGAGCCAATGGCCAACAGACAGCCTAACAGACCCACCTGGACCAAATGAAAGTTTCAAAACATGTGGACAACCAGAAATTCAAAGCACATTCAAGAGGATCTATGGTGGAGCTAAGACTAGAGCTGGCAAACATCCTTGGATGGTATCTCTGCAGACCAAGACCTCAAAAAGAAGTGAACATTTCTGTGGTGGAGTGCTAATCGAAGCATGCTGGGTTCTTACTGCTGGGCACTGCATTGA ACAACCAGCAGAAAATCTCCAAGTAGCCCTTGGAAAGCAAGACCTCAAGAAGAGAGAGCATCAAGAGCAAATATTTGATGTGGAGAAGATCATTGTGCATAGCAAATACAGAGAGAAGAATGGTATCCCACACAACGATATTG CACTACTTAAATTGAAGCCAGTCGATGGTCACTGCGCAGTGGAAACCAAGTATGTGAAAACTGCGTGTCTGCCTAACTTCTACTTTCCCATGGGGACCGACTGCTTCATCTCTGGATGGGGCATAACAGAGACAGGTATTT TATCTCGTCAGCTCTTGGATGCCAATGTGAAGCTCATTGCGCAGAGGAAATGCAATGCACCCAAGGCATATGATCAGTTGCTGGATGAAGGCATGTTTTGTGCAGGGACTCTTCAGAGACCCAGAGCTGATTCCTGTCag GGAGACTCTGGAGGCCCACTAACTTGTGTAGAGAATGGCTCCTACTACGTCTATGGCCTCGTGAGCTGGGGTGATGGGTGTGGGCTAAAAAGCAAGCCAGGAGTTTATACCCATGTGACAACATTTCTCAGCTGGATTAGATCCAAAATTCGGTCTGAG GTGGCAATAATCCAGGAACATGAAAAAGCTCCAAAGATTATAAGTGTGGAATAA